The genomic stretch TAGAGAGTAAACAAAGATGAAAATTGTAAAGTGACCGATCTCAATAACTTTTGTGAAAAGCTTCACAACCATGGTGcactaatttaatttttttaaaatcaagtataaataaacaaataaagcCTTTCACAGTGGTGGGCTTACACTTTTTATTCCCTCTGTTTATCATGATTGAAGATTTTTGAACCAGCCAGTCAAGTACATACAGCTGGACATATACAACCTTAAAATAAGGAAATCGGCTAGGATGTAATAATAGCATGTTTGACTCCTGGATTCAAAACTTTTCTTTAGGATTTTCTTGGACTATCCAATGTTACAAGTCATTTACTAACTAGATGGCAAACAAAGATTGACAAAATATTGGGATCACTAATACAAGATTCAATGTCTACATAACACAACATCCAAAGAAGATCCAAATATTGTAAGGATAATCTATCAAGGAGGACCCATATCGACAGTACTTACTCTACGTGTTTCTTTCCACAGAGATCATGGAAGCAAGTCCAATGGTCCAATCTCCAATGCCAAAACATGGCATTAGAATTGGAGGAACCAATTCTGATTCGGGCTCTCGACAACACAAACTTAAGCCAGATCCATGTCGTGAAGTCATTTCTATTATTTGGAACTAGGTGATGGTCCTTTTGTATTTGTAACATTCTCAGGAACGGCTGAGCCATTGCCCAACTCTTGTGCACTGCCATTTGCTTCTTCTGTGCTGATGTCATTAAAACTTCTTTTCTTGGATGATGAAGAAGGACTAACCTCTTTGTCTTTCGTTGGCTGCGCTTCAGAGCTAGACATAGGAAACAATGGAGGTTCACAACCGCTCAGTTGACAGAAGACTCTCTCAACAGTGTCATTAATCTCCTTCCCCAAGCCATTTTGATCTAAGATCAAGTCCCAAACTGATCTAGAAGCCTTCTCAAGTACAGGAGCCCTGCATATAGTT from Salvia splendens isolate huo1 chromosome 4, SspV2, whole genome shotgun sequence encodes the following:
- the LOC121797628 gene encoding uncharacterized protein LOC121797628 → MASPVITPEDVLETLMNDGTIDAIRLKIINQLKANEELKSNTIKMVEQSKVLNTAGAEKQTKRELFDSLRQELEAPVLEKASRSVWDLILDQNGLGKEINDTVERVFCQLSGCEPPLFPMSSSEAQPTKDKEVSPSSSSKKRSFNDISTEEANGSAQELGNGSAVPENVTNTKGPSPSSK